A window of the Rhizobium brockwellii genome harbors these coding sequences:
- the fliR gene encoding flagellar biosynthetic protein FliR, protein MITDPQGTVLALFLVFCRIGGCVLALPGFSSARVPEQLRVFIAGALSIAVMPLLWDTVYPAVHTGAGTYIGLIFSESLIGVMYGMLARIYTIGMQFAATIIAMMVGYTQPGSADIVEDTPETSLSGFITFAGIMILFILDFHHIVFRALIDSYTTMPFGGMMQMRATLISFTDTLEQTTYIMLRLASPFLIYGMIFNVSIGFINKLAPQIPVYFISTPYLLMGGLFLIYFSIAAMVSQFGQSFGSIYIGR, encoded by the coding sequence ATGATAACAGACCCGCAAGGGACCGTTCTCGCGCTGTTTCTGGTTTTCTGCCGAATCGGTGGCTGTGTGCTGGCTCTTCCGGGTTTTTCCTCGGCGCGCGTGCCCGAACAGCTGCGCGTCTTCATCGCCGGCGCGCTGTCGATCGCCGTCATGCCGTTGCTCTGGGACACCGTCTATCCGGCCGTTCACACCGGTGCCGGAACCTATATCGGCCTGATCTTCAGCGAATCGCTGATCGGCGTGATGTACGGCATGCTGGCGAGGATCTACACGATCGGCATGCAGTTCGCCGCGACCATCATCGCGATGATGGTCGGCTACACCCAGCCGGGTTCCGCCGACATCGTCGAAGACACGCCGGAGACCAGCCTTTCCGGCTTCATTACCTTTGCCGGCATCATGATTCTCTTCATCTTGGATTTCCATCATATCGTGTTCCGCGCGCTGATCGATTCCTACACGACCATGCCCTTCGGCGGCATGATGCAGATGCGCGCGACGCTGATCTCCTTTACCGACACGCTGGAGCAGACCACCTACATCATGCTGCGGCTGGCGAGCCCGTTTTTGATCTACGGCATGATCTTCAACGTCTCGATCGGTTTCATCAACAAGCTGGCGCCGCAAATCCCGGTCTACTTCATTTCCACGCCCTATCTGCTGATGGGCGGGCTCTTCCTGATCTATTTCTCGATTGCGGCGATGGTCAGCCAGTTCGGCCAGTCCTTCGGCTCGATCTATATCGGGCGATGA
- a CDS encoding flagellar hook-associated family protein: protein MKSSFISSSAIQNAMRLTIRQAQNQMTKATMEATTGVYADIGISLGGNAARSVDFSREVDRIDSIKSSNSLVTARMESSQLGLSKMKDVGDGLVSKLTALQGSHDPGSITVAIQSATSALSTMMDTANTMVNGEYLFSGINTDVQPLTDKTTATSAAIVTQLNTYATGLGKAVSDLTGAEMSTFITTTVEPMFSQAAWTDPTTGWSQASSQNMTSRISNSEVIESSTNANSEGMRYFALASVMTSALLGQGLSSDAMSTVSKQAISYTTKATSGLVTQASQLGLSQERVKKSNDALDAQSNIIKNKLVDLQGVDPYEASTLVKTLETQLETAYTIVSKIQQLSLVNYL, encoded by the coding sequence ATGAAGAGCTCATTTATTTCAAGTTCGGCCATTCAGAACGCGATGCGGTTGACGATCCGTCAGGCGCAGAACCAGATGACGAAGGCAACGATGGAAGCGACGACGGGAGTCTATGCGGATATCGGTATCTCGCTCGGCGGCAATGCCGCGAGGAGCGTCGATTTCAGCCGCGAGGTCGACAGGATAGACTCGATCAAATCAAGCAATTCGCTCGTCACCGCACGCATGGAATCCTCGCAGCTCGGCCTTTCCAAGATGAAGGACGTCGGCGACGGCCTCGTTTCGAAGCTGACGGCGCTCCAGGGCAGCCACGATCCCGGCAGCATCACCGTCGCCATCCAGTCGGCGACCAGCGCCCTGTCCACGATGATGGACACGGCCAATACCATGGTAAACGGCGAATATCTGTTCTCGGGCATCAACACCGATGTGCAACCGTTGACCGACAAGACGACCGCGACGAGCGCAGCCATTGTCACGCAGTTGAACACCTATGCAACGGGCCTCGGCAAGGCGGTCAGTGATCTCACCGGCGCCGAAATGAGCACCTTCATCACCACGACGGTAGAGCCGATGTTCAGCCAGGCTGCCTGGACCGATCCGACGACCGGCTGGTCACAGGCATCGAGCCAGAACATGACGAGCCGCATCAGCAACTCGGAAGTGATCGAATCCTCGACCAATGCCAATTCCGAGGGCATGCGTTACTTCGCGCTCGCCTCGGTGATGACCTCGGCGCTGTTGGGCCAGGGTCTCAGCAGCGATGCGATGAGCACGGTGTCCAAGCAGGCGATCAGCTATACGACAAAGGCTACCAGCGGCCTCGTGACGCAGGCAAGCCAGCTCGGCCTTTCGCAGGAGCGCGTCAAGAAGTCCAATGACGCCCTCGACGCCCAGTCGAACATCATCAAGAACAAGCTCGTCGATCTCCAGGGGGTCGATCCTTACGAAGCCTCGACCCTGGTCAAGACTTTGGAAACGCAGCTTGAAACCGCTTACACGATCGTCTCGAAGATCCAGCAGTTGAGTCTCGTAAACTACCTTTGA
- the flaF gene encoding flagellar biosynthesis regulator FlaF — MYQFSYAEVMQDSVADAKEREWQVLDRSIDLLAAAREKEKYGREAIEALFYTRRVWISFIEDLKHPDNQLEIGLRANLISIAIWILKECDRIRRRQSNNYQGIIDVTTIIRDGLK, encoded by the coding sequence ATGTATCAGTTCTCATATGCCGAAGTCATGCAGGACTCGGTGGCCGACGCGAAAGAGCGGGAATGGCAGGTTCTTGACCGGTCCATAGACCTGCTGGCGGCGGCGCGCGAAAAGGAAAAATACGGCCGGGAAGCCATTGAAGCCCTGTTTTATACCCGCCGGGTGTGGATCAGCTTCATCGAGGATCTCAAACATCCCGACAACCAGCTGGAGATCGGGCTCAGGGCCAACCTCATCTCGATCGCGATCTGGATATTGAAGGAATGCGACAGGATCAGAAGACGTCAGTCTAATAACTACCAGGGCATCATCGACGTTACCACCATCATCAGGGATGGACTTAAATGA
- the fliQ gene encoding flagellar biosynthesis protein FliQ: protein MNEADALDLFQAAIWTVLIAAGPAVIVAMVVGLVIALIQALTQVQEATLTFVPKIVAVLITVGVTAPFVGSQVSIFTNLVFSRIQSGF from the coding sequence ATGAATGAAGCTGATGCATTGGATCTGTTCCAGGCTGCGATCTGGACCGTCCTGATTGCCGCCGGTCCCGCCGTCATCGTCGCGATGGTGGTGGGTCTCGTCATTGCCTTGATCCAGGCGCTGACCCAGGTGCAGGAAGCGACACTGACCTTCGTGCCGAAGATCGTCGCGGTACTGATCACGGTCGGCGTCACTGCGCCTTTCGTCGGCTCGCAGGTCTCGATTTTCACCAATCTCGTCTTCTCGCGCATCCAGTCCGGCTTCTAG
- the rem gene encoding transcriptional activator Rem produces the protein MIVVVDERELVKDGYTSLFGREGIPSTGFDPAEFGEWVQTAADSDIAAVEAFLIGQGQRNFELPRAIRDRSMAPVIAVSDQHSLENTLALFDCGVDDVVRKPVHPREILARAAAIRRRLKAITNYTEIGGIRVFSDGRDPEINGEVFALPRRERRILEYLIANRGRRVTKTQIFNAIYGIFDEEVEENVVESHISKLRKKLRKKLGVDPVDSKRFLGYCIDWA, from the coding sequence ATGATCGTAGTGGTTGATGAGCGTGAGCTCGTGAAAGATGGATACACATCTCTGTTCGGTCGTGAGGGCATTCCCTCCACCGGCTTTGATCCAGCGGAATTCGGCGAGTGGGTACAGACCGCCGCCGATTCCGATATAGCTGCAGTCGAGGCCTTTCTGATCGGTCAGGGCCAGCGCAACTTCGAACTGCCCCGGGCGATCCGGGATCGGTCGATGGCGCCGGTAATTGCGGTCAGCGATCAGCACTCGCTCGAAAACACCCTTGCGCTGTTCGACTGCGGCGTCGACGACGTGGTGCGCAAACCGGTGCACCCCCGCGAAATCCTCGCAAGAGCGGCTGCGATCCGGCGCCGGCTGAAGGCGATCACCAATTACACCGAGATCGGCGGGATCCGCGTCTTCTCGGATGGCCGCGACCCCGAGATCAACGGTGAAGTCTTCGCACTTCCAAGGCGCGAGCGCCGCATCCTCGAATATTTGATCGCCAATCGCGGTCGCCGGGTCACCAAGACCCAGATCTTCAATGCCATCTACGGCATCTTCGATGAAGAGGTCGAGGAGAACGTCGTCGAAAGCCACATCTCGAAGCTGCGCAAAAAGCTGCGCAAAAAGCTCGGTGTCGACCCGGTCGATTCCAAGCGCTTCCTTGGCTACTGCATCGATTGGGCCTGA
- the flbT gene encoding flagellar biosynthesis repressor FlbT: MKSTLRISLKAGERIFINGAVLRVDRKVALEFLNDVTFLLENHVLQPEGATTPLRQLYFIAQMILINPEGKDHSTALFRKSITMLLSCFKNEEILAELKRIDALVSTGRAFDALKAIRGLYAIEDNILNNHEMPPTMVEQIRREIAPWR, encoded by the coding sequence ATGAAAAGTACACTTCGCATTTCTCTGAAAGCCGGAGAAAGAATCTTCATCAACGGCGCCGTCCTACGCGTCGACCGCAAGGTCGCGCTGGAATTCCTGAATGATGTGACGTTCCTTCTCGAAAACCACGTCCTCCAGCCGGAGGGTGCCACGACGCCGCTGCGTCAGCTCTATTTCATTGCGCAGATGATCTTGATCAACCCTGAGGGCAAGGACCACTCGACGGCGTTGTTCCGCAAGTCGATCACCATGCTGCTCTCCTGCTTCAAGAACGAGGAGATCCTCGCAGAACTGAAGCGCATCGATGCGCTCGTCTCGACGGGCCGCGCCTTCGATGCGTTGAAGGCGATCCGCGGCCTCTACGCGATCGAAGACAATATCCTCAACAACCACGAAATGCCGCCGACGATGGTCGAGCAGATTCGCAGGGAGATTGCACCATGGCGGTAG
- a CDS encoding rod-binding protein, translating into MAISPPSDLVLDVVKAADPMEVQAAQEKLKANRAAFAATSLAENGKGFSNTVDVLDHIGQKSGLANIQNRTKAEDVPESYRKFEAMVLQNFVKSMLPSESEDVYGKGATGDIWKGMMAEQLGNTMAKGDGIGIAKQMYSEQLRRQEGKIVNASTDDDDRNTALSMIDDFQRKTFGTPTAEAKTDRTG; encoded by the coding sequence GTGGCTATTTCGCCCCCCAGTGATCTGGTCCTGGACGTTGTCAAAGCTGCCGACCCCATGGAGGTCCAGGCAGCCCAGGAAAAGTTAAAGGCAAATCGTGCGGCCTTTGCCGCAACGAGCCTCGCCGAGAATGGCAAGGGCTTCTCCAATACGGTCGACGTTCTCGATCATATCGGCCAGAAGAGCGGCCTCGCCAACATCCAGAACCGCACCAAGGCCGAGGACGTTCCGGAAAGCTACCGGAAGTTCGAGGCCATGGTCCTGCAGAATTTCGTCAAGTCCATGCTGCCGAGCGAAAGCGAAGACGTCTACGGCAAGGGCGCGACCGGCGATATCTGGAAAGGCATGATGGCCGAGCAGCTCGGCAACACCATGGCCAAGGGAGACGGCATCGGCATCGCCAAGCAGATGTACAGCGAGCAGCTGCGCCGGCAGGAAGGCAAGATCGTCAATGCCTCCACCGACGACGATGATCGCAACACCGCGCTCAGCATGATCGACGACTTCCAGCGCAAGACCTTTGGCACGCCGACCGCCGAAGCCAAGACCGACAGAACAGGATGA
- a CDS encoding WecB/TagA/CpsF family glycosyltransferase: MNLIANFAVLASRRTIFDLPVCDLGWDDALVFINELASIPVGQTVVCFVNAHNMLTALRDDEYYRIMSHNLVLPDGIGLNIASQIAHGSPFPANLNGTDFVPAFLTFMEAPRRIGLIGGERSVVDAAAENFRRHTPWHEFVVVSDGYFDKVDPTDVIEELERQKVDILIVGMGTPLQEKWVHDHIRADHARLVLTVGALFDFVSGAVPRAPRTVRMMRLEWAYRLLQEPTRLWRRYIIGIPVFLFHVLRYRFRRRERILSHPEEHGSALQPQSDRKRAS; this comes from the coding sequence ATGAATCTGATTGCAAACTTCGCGGTGCTCGCATCGCGGCGGACGATCTTCGATCTGCCGGTCTGCGATCTCGGCTGGGACGACGCCCTCGTTTTCATCAACGAGCTGGCCTCTATTCCCGTCGGCCAGACCGTGGTTTGCTTCGTCAACGCCCACAACATGCTGACGGCGTTGCGCGACGACGAATATTACCGGATCATGTCGCACAATCTGGTGCTGCCCGACGGAATCGGCCTCAACATCGCATCGCAGATCGCCCATGGTTCGCCATTTCCCGCCAATCTGAACGGCACCGATTTCGTGCCGGCCTTCCTGACCTTCATGGAGGCGCCGCGCCGCATCGGCCTCATCGGCGGCGAGCGTTCGGTCGTCGATGCGGCGGCGGAAAATTTCCGCAGGCACACGCCCTGGCACGAATTCGTCGTCGTTTCCGACGGTTACTTCGACAAGGTCGATCCCACTGATGTCATCGAGGAGCTCGAGCGCCAGAAGGTCGATATCCTGATCGTCGGCATGGGGACCCCGCTGCAGGAGAAATGGGTTCACGATCATATTCGCGCCGATCATGCGCGTCTGGTGCTGACGGTGGGCGCTCTTTTCGACTTCGTTTCCGGCGCCGTTCCACGTGCGCCGAGGACGGTGCGGATGATGCGCCTGGAATGGGCCTATCGCCTACTGCAGGAGCCGACGCGCCTCTGGCGCCGTTACATCATCGGTATCCCGGTCTTCCTCTTCCATGTCCTGCGCTACCGCTTCCGCCGGCGCGAAAGGATCCTCAGCCACCCGGAGGAGCACGGCAGCGCACTGCAGCCACAGTCGGATCGTAAGAGGGCGAGCTGA
- a CDS encoding flagellar hook protein FlgE translates to MSIFGSMKTAVSGMNAQANRLSTVADNIANVNTTGYKSVSTSFSSLVLPSSGGNYNSGGVQSSVRQSVSDQGDISYTTSGTDLAISGDGFFIVQGADGTPVLTRAGDFTKDDEGNLVNAAGFMLMGYSYDAGSPAVVVNGFDGLVPVNVNQEGLTAIASTSGVFKGNLDSGANIAPVAPATLPSANAATTTADTKKFSMVAYDTLGNKVMYDFYFTKTSVAATPPPAPPAVNSSWQVAIFRNANAATGGTSSFPYSAGGAVGTTTLDFDATGKITNSTGSVNIADTVTGQTIKMDLSGFTQLGAAFAGTGTPNGQAASPVKDVTIDGDGIVYAKYEDGTNKPLYRIPLANVASPDKLTLQSGNVYSANGQSGVTVTGFPQTNGLGTIKSGALEGSNVDLAGELTEMIESQRSYTANSKVFQTGSDIMDVLVNLKR, encoded by the coding sequence ATGAGCATTTTCGGCAGCATGAAGACGGCAGTATCGGGGATGAACGCTCAGGCCAACCGCTTGAGCACGGTCGCCGACAATATCGCCAACGTTAACACCACCGGTTACAAGTCCGTGTCGACGAGCTTCTCATCGCTGGTTCTGCCCTCCTCGGGCGGCAATTACAATTCCGGCGGCGTTCAGTCCTCGGTCCGCCAGTCTGTCTCCGACCAGGGCGATATTTCCTACACCACCTCGGGCACCGATCTTGCGATCTCGGGCGATGGCTTCTTCATCGTTCAGGGGGCTGACGGCACGCCGGTTCTGACCCGCGCCGGTGACTTCACCAAGGACGACGAAGGCAATCTCGTCAATGCCGCCGGCTTCATGCTGATGGGCTATTCCTACGACGCCGGCTCTCCTGCTGTTGTCGTCAACGGCTTCGATGGCCTCGTTCCTGTCAACGTCAACCAGGAAGGGCTGACCGCCATCGCCTCGACCTCAGGGGTCTTCAAGGGCAATCTCGATTCTGGCGCCAACATCGCCCCGGTCGCTCCTGCGACGCTGCCGAGCGCCAACGCCGCCACCACGACGGCTGATACCAAGAAGTTCTCGATGGTCGCCTACGACACGCTCGGCAACAAGGTGATGTACGATTTCTACTTCACCAAGACCTCGGTCGCGGCGACGCCGCCGCCGGCACCTCCCGCCGTTAACAGCAGCTGGCAAGTTGCGATCTTCCGCAACGCCAATGCGGCAACGGGCGGCACGAGCTCCTTTCCATACAGCGCTGGCGGCGCCGTTGGCACAACCACGCTCGATTTCGACGCCACCGGCAAAATAACCAATTCGACGGGCTCTGTTAACATCGCCGATACGGTGACCGGTCAGACCATCAAAATGGATCTCTCCGGCTTCACGCAGCTCGGCGCCGCCTTTGCCGGCACGGGTACGCCGAACGGCCAGGCTGCAAGCCCGGTCAAGGACGTCACAATTGATGGCGACGGCATCGTCTACGCCAAGTACGAGGATGGCACGAACAAGCCGCTCTACCGTATCCCGCTCGCCAACGTCGCCAGCCCGGACAAGCTGACGCTCCAGAGCGGCAACGTCTACAGCGCCAACGGTCAGTCCGGCGTCACCGTCACCGGCTTCCCGCAGACCAACGGTCTTGGCACGATCAAGTCAGGCGCCCTCGAAGGCTCGAACGTCGACCTCGCCGGCGAACTGACCGAGATGATCGAATCGCAGCGCAGCTATACCGCCAATTCCAAGGTCTTCCAGACGGGGTCCGACATTATGGACGTTCTCGTCAACCTCAAGAGATAA
- the flhA gene encoding flagellar biosynthesis protein FlhA — MAQPPALPLPKVAPNLRDVGFALGIIVIICILFLPIPPFLIDMGLAFSIALSVLILMVALWIQKPLDFSSFPTILLIATMTRLALNIATTRVILSHGHEGHDAAGGVIAGFASLVMSGDFVIGLIVFLILITINFIVITKGATRIAEVGARFTLDAIPGKQMSIDADLSAGIIDEREAQRRRKELEEESSFFGAMDGASKFVRGDAVAGLIITCINIFGGIIIGYFRHGMPIGEAADVFVKLSVGDGLVAQMPALIVSLAAGLLVSRGGTTGSTDQAVVNQLSGYPRALSVSAVLMFILALMPGLPFVPFVSLGGLLAFGAWFIPRQVEAENMLRREQEEKKVVQNKELEKDSVKAVLRTSEIELALGKMVSTRLLGAHQELAFRVGKMRKKFATQYGFVVPEIKVTDDIAIAEKSYQIRIHGTTVASNLLRVGEVLVVTGAGRRPSIPGDEIREPAFGMPAVSILENFADDLKREGFQPIDNVSVVLTHMSEVIRNNLPQLLSYKDVKVLIDRLDPEYKKLADEICSSHMSYSGLQAVLKLLLAERVSIRNLHLILEAVAELAPHVRKTEQIVEHVRIRMAQQLCGDLADNGVLRVLRLGSKWDLAFHQALKRDAKGEVIEFDIDPRSLEEFSEQATKVIREFMDRGLPFALVTSPETRSYVRMIIERLFATLPVLSHVELAKGIEIKILGSIS; from the coding sequence ATGGCGCAACCACCCGCACTCCCCCTTCCGAAAGTCGCCCCGAATCTGCGCGATGTCGGTTTTGCCCTCGGCATCATCGTTATCATCTGCATCCTCTTCCTGCCGATCCCGCCATTCCTGATCGACATGGGACTGGCCTTCTCGATCGCCCTCTCGGTGCTGATCCTGATGGTCGCGTTGTGGATCCAGAAACCGCTCGATTTCTCGTCTTTCCCGACCATTCTTCTGATCGCGACGATGACGCGACTGGCGTTGAACATCGCGACGACGCGTGTCATTCTTTCGCATGGTCACGAGGGCCACGATGCGGCGGGCGGTGTCATCGCCGGTTTCGCAAGCCTGGTGATGTCCGGTGACTTCGTCATCGGTCTGATCGTCTTCCTGATCCTCATCACCATCAACTTCATCGTCATCACCAAGGGCGCCACGCGTATCGCCGAAGTCGGCGCACGTTTCACCCTGGATGCCATCCCCGGCAAGCAAATGTCGATCGACGCCGATCTCTCGGCTGGCATCATCGACGAGAGGGAAGCTCAGCGCCGGCGCAAGGAACTCGAGGAGGAAAGCTCCTTCTTCGGCGCCATGGACGGTGCGTCGAAATTCGTGCGCGGAGATGCCGTCGCCGGCCTGATCATCACTTGCATCAACATCTTCGGCGGCATCATCATCGGCTACTTCCGCCACGGCATGCCGATTGGCGAAGCCGCTGACGTCTTCGTCAAGCTCTCCGTCGGCGACGGCCTCGTCGCGCAGATGCCGGCTCTGATCGTCTCGCTCGCGGCTGGCCTTCTCGTCTCTCGCGGCGGAACCACCGGCTCCACTGACCAGGCGGTTGTCAACCAGTTGAGCGGTTATCCGCGCGCGCTCTCCGTCTCGGCCGTGCTGATGTTCATCCTGGCCCTGATGCCGGGCCTGCCCTTCGTGCCCTTCGTATCTCTCGGTGGTCTTCTCGCCTTCGGCGCCTGGTTCATCCCGCGTCAGGTCGAGGCAGAGAACATGCTTCGCCGCGAGCAGGAAGAAAAGAAGGTCGTCCAGAACAAGGAACTTGAAAAGGATTCGGTCAAGGCAGTGCTACGCACCTCGGAGATCGAGCTCGCACTCGGCAAGATGGTTTCGACGCGCCTGCTCGGCGCCCACCAGGAGCTCGCCTTCCGTGTCGGCAAGATGCGCAAGAAGTTCGCCACGCAATACGGTTTCGTCGTGCCCGAGATCAAGGTGACCGACGATATCGCCATCGCCGAGAAGTCCTACCAGATCCGCATTCACGGCACGACGGTTGCCTCCAATCTGTTGCGCGTCGGCGAAGTCCTCGTCGTGACCGGCGCCGGCCGCCGGCCGAGCATTCCCGGCGACGAAATCCGTGAACCCGCTTTCGGCATGCCTGCCGTCTCGATTCTCGAAAACTTCGCCGACGATCTGAAACGCGAGGGCTTCCAGCCGATCGACAACGTCTCCGTCGTCTTGACCCATATGAGCGAGGTCATCCGCAACAACCTGCCGCAGCTGCTGTCCTACAAGGACGTCAAGGTGCTGATCGATCGGCTCGATCCCGAATACAAGAAGCTTGCCGACGAGATCTGCTCGTCGCACATGTCCTATTCAGGCCTGCAGGCAGTGCTCAAGCTGCTGCTTGCCGAACGCGTCTCGATTCGCAACCTGCACCTCATTCTCGAGGCGGTTGCCGAGCTCGCCCCGCATGTCAGGAAAACCGAGCAGATCGTCGAGCATGTCCGCATCCGCATGGCCCAGCAGCTCTGTGGCGACCTCGCCGACAATGGCGTGCTGCGCGTCCTGCGGCTGGGCAGCAAGTGGGATCTCGCCTTCCACCAGGCCCTGAAGCGCGACGCCAAGGGCGAGGTGATCGAATTCGACATCGATCCGCGCAGCCTGGAGGAGTTCAGCGAGCAGGCCACCAAAGTTATCCGTGAGTTCATGGATCGCGGCCTGCCATTCGCCCTTGTAACGTCGCCTGAAACACGCTCCTATGTGCGCATGATCATCGAGAGGCTGTTCGCCACGCTCCCGGTCCTGTCGCATGTCGAACTGGCCAAGGGCATCGAGATAAAGATTTTGGGCTCTATTTCATGA
- the flgK gene encoding flagellar hook-associated protein FlgK — protein MSLTSALNTAQNIFNNTGTQSSVVSNNISNAGNKDYVRRQAMLTTSLNGAQVVKIDRAQEDALLRQYLKTSSQDSAQQALLGGLEDLKSIVGGNDYETSPSTYLGVFQQKLQAFRTTPGSTVAAQGAITAAQDVANSLNNASQSVQDVRATADKQIATDVDKLNTLLSDFEKANNAVKTATASGADASGALDEREKALKQISQIVGVNTTTRDNNDMVLSTSDGTILFETVPRKVTFKSQDVYTATITGNSVYVDGVALPRGSGSTTTGQGSLQSLLQVRDEIAPNFQKQLDEIARGLVSLFKEQSTSGTPAYVPGLFTWSGGTVDTGSAAVAGMASTISVSSTVITSQGGDPMRLRDGGVNANGVVNNPTHLSGYTTDLDRLYTALGSDIDFDPAAGPAVGFDATTGIDSNVSIMEYATNSLGWLEQYRSNATTAAENTSAALSRSDEAYSNETGVNLDEELTLLLDIEQSYKAATKILNAVDEMLKSLLDIAS, from the coding sequence ATGTCGCTCACGTCAGCACTTAATACCGCGCAGAACATATTCAACAATACGGGCACTCAGAGCAGTGTCGTATCGAACAATATTTCGAATGCCGGCAACAAAGATTACGTGCGCCGGCAGGCGATGCTCACCACGTCCTTGAACGGCGCGCAGGTTGTCAAGATCGACCGGGCGCAGGAAGATGCGCTGCTGCGCCAATATCTGAAGACATCCTCTCAAGACAGCGCCCAGCAGGCGCTGCTCGGCGGTCTCGAGGACCTCAAGTCGATCGTGGGTGGCAACGACTACGAAACGTCGCCATCCACCTATCTCGGCGTTTTCCAGCAGAAGCTTCAGGCCTTCCGCACGACGCCTGGCAGCACCGTCGCCGCCCAGGGGGCCATCACCGCCGCCCAGGACGTCGCCAACTCGCTGAACAATGCCTCGCAATCCGTTCAGGACGTCCGCGCCACCGCCGACAAGCAGATCGCCACCGACGTCGATAAGCTGAATACGCTTCTCAGCGACTTCGAGAAGGCCAACAACGCGGTGAAGACCGCCACGGCCTCGGGTGCGGATGCATCCGGCGCCCTCGACGAGCGTGAGAAGGCTCTCAAGCAGATTTCGCAGATCGTCGGCGTCAACACGACGACGCGCGACAATAACGACATGGTGCTGAGCACGTCTGACGGGACGATCCTCTTCGAGACGGTCCCGCGCAAGGTGACATTCAAGTCTCAAGACGTCTATACCGCGACCATCACCGGCAATTCGGTCTATGTTGACGGTGTGGCACTTCCGCGCGGCAGCGGGTCGACGACGACGGGGCAGGGGAGCCTTCAGTCGCTCCTGCAGGTCCGTGACGAGATCGCTCCCAACTTCCAGAAGCAGCTCGATGAAATCGCCCGCGGCTTGGTCTCGCTCTTCAAGGAGCAGAGCACGTCGGGCACGCCGGCCTATGTGCCCGGTCTCTTCACCTGGAGCGGCGGCACGGTCGATACAGGCAGCGCTGCGGTTGCCGGCATGGCGTCGACCATCAGCGTCAGCAGCACCGTTATCACCTCGCAGGGCGGCGATCCGATGCGCTTGCGCGATGGCGGTGTCAACGCCAACGGCGTCGTCAACAATCCTACCCACCTCAGCGGCTATACGACAGACCTCGATCGTCTCTATACCGCCTTGGGCTCCGACATCGATTTCGATCCGGCGGCGGGACCGGCGGTCGGCTTCGACGCTACGACCGGCATCGATTCGAACGTCAGCATCATGGAATACGCCACGAATTCCCTCGGCTGGCTCGAGCAGTACCGCAGCAACGCGACGACGGCGGCGGAAAACACCTCGGCGGCGCTGTCGCGCTCCGACGAAGCCTATTCCAACGAGACCGGCGTCAATCTCGACGAGGAGCTGACGCTGCTCCTCGACATAGAGCAGTCCTACAAGGCGGCGACCAAGATCCTGAACGCCGTTGACGAAATGTTGAAGTCATTGCTGGATATTGCGAGTTAA
- the flgD gene encoding flagellar hook assembly protein FlgD has protein sequence MAVDATSSVSTTGTSSSTSSAQQKATLNYDNFLQLLIAQMKNQDPTDPVDASEQMSQLASFSQVEQTIQTNTKLDTLLASSSLTQASSYVGKYMESADGTVKGTIESVKVYSDGIIATTTAGGNILVQAGITVADKAPTSDT, from the coding sequence ATGGCGGTAGATGCCACATCAAGCGTCAGCACGACGGGCACTTCGAGCTCGACCAGCTCGGCCCAGCAGAAGGCGACGCTGAACTACGACAATTTCCTTCAACTGCTCATCGCGCAGATGAAGAACCAGGATCCGACCGATCCGGTCGACGCCAGCGAGCAGATGTCGCAGCTGGCGAGCTTCTCGCAGGTCGAACAGACGATCCAGACCAACACCAAGCTGGACACGCTGCTCGCCAGCTCGAGCCTCACCCAGGCCAGCAGCTATGTCGGCAAATACATGGAAAGCGCCGACGGCACCGTCAAAGGCACCATTGAATCCGTCAAGGTTTATTCCGACGGAATCATTGCGACAACCACGGCTGGCGGTAATATACTCGTGCAGGCGGGAATCACTGTTGCCGACAAGGCACCGACCAGCGATACCTGA